The DNA segment AGACAAATTCATATAAATAATTActtaccctaaaccctaaataattaattagattatctattcaaataaaaaacataaaacaaatgaaaaaaaaaacagaagttccttcaattaaaaataaaaataaaaatgttggtAGATACTGGGTAAATTCTCTATCTAGCattatttacacttttatttcctcATCTagtacttttttgtttttattttcctatctaacaccatttcaaaaataaataaataaataatttttttttgataattttaattttgaatgcattaaaaataaatatttttaatgtttaaaatagttagaaatataattaatgaataaaaaataagtttttacaaaataaaaataataaataataaatttaaaatgtttaatttaaaaatttatttttttaagaatgaagaaaataaaaaattaaactctaacataaaagttgaatctatataaaaataaattagtatttattttattattattgatgatgtaatcatgttaatttcaaataaaaaatacaagacataaatataattaacatgattatatcatcaataataataaaaataaatactaatttatgtttataaattcaagggtttaattttttattttcttcattcttaaaaaaaataattttaagctaaacattttaaatttattacttttttatttttattttgtaaaatattattttttattcattaattatatttttaattattttaaacattaaaatatttattttttaatacattcaaaattaaaattatcaaaaaataaataaattattttttatttatttttaaaatagtgctagataaagaaataaaaaatgaaaggcTGCTagatagataaataaaaataaaatggtgtagataggaaaataaaaacaaaaaaatattagataggaaaataaaaacaaaaaaatattagttaaaaaaataaaagtgtaaatagtgTTAAATAAAGAATTTAGTCGGTATACACtacttcattaaaaaaaaatttaaaaaatatcttttgaagCACGACTTTTGACAAAAATTacgtaattaaaaaaataacaaattctaAAAATGTTCCCTAACACAACTTCAATGAAAATGTACAAAAAAAGGAAAGCACTGCTTGCATGTGCAACTTCTTAGTTAAGAAAATTGAATCATGAAAACTAGAGTCGTGCGCAAATATTACTTCTTAAACGTCGTTTTTATGAGTATgactttttttaaaagtatcCATTTTTGTAAGAACCGTTGAAAATTAGAGTAAGGAAAACATCATCACTTTTGTGTAAGGAAAATGATTTTTACATCctattaaataataacattttaatcatttttaatttttttaattttaaaaattattttaacattttgcaTTTTGtctatattttcattaaaatatttttttatttttttaaatttttttgtattataaatattaatattaatattttgttgtgtACTTAAATGGAGCTTATTATTTATGTAAATTTCACACTTTAGTTAGTGGTAGTGATTCATGTTGAAAGAGAAAGTTGATGTGAACCTGACATGAAAACGCGCTCATTGTTCACTTTGCTGATAGACTTTTTTTATCAAGAACAAAAATTTACTGTAACTAagaattagatataattagttattctattttaaatatGTTCAGTTTGTTATCCACGTAAATCCTATTTTACAACTCTATGATATTTTGACACAGCCTGAATTTTACAttcacaataaaatattaatatttataataaaaaaatttaaaaaaataaagaaacgtttttaatgaaaatatcaataaaatataaaatattaaaataatttttaaaattattgtaggGAGCAATGGTCTCAAACAATCATTTTCCTTCTTTAATCTAACTTTACCATTTCTTTTTCATGTATTCAACTAACGGCACACTTAACTTGTGGAGGGACTATACAGAAAATACATATTTGTTACACGTATGAGCCTTTTCTCTCCAAATTTTTGCACTTtccatatttaaataattaattatatttggtTTGTCTTGGCCgataaaaaacattattttgtttgtaaaaaataaatattcacaAACCTATCTAATACTTACTTTCtaatcaaactaaaaaaaaccattaaataaaaattaattttaaaagtaaaataattaattaatataataactaaattaaatataattttataaattaaaaattattgatatttaaaataatttttattattaataaaaatttagaaagtagtttttaaattggaaTCTACCAATTAGCTACAAAgggattttaactactaattacttagtgttctaaattagtctctactAGTTTTTtaaccactacaagaaaatcatgaaataaaaaccaattttacagacaaaaataattagttgttatagtgactaaattagagattaaaaatatttttggtttctaaattagtttctattattgttaaatggtttttaaattggtatctaattagcaaccaaagtttttgctaacaaatttagaatctaaataattggtagttaaaactttggtacctaattagatactaatttagaaactatttaacaataatagaatggtctttaatttagtcactatagcaactaattattttttgcctataaaattgatttctatttcataattttttttagtgaactattcatttaaaatctaaaatattagtagttaaaactttgtagttaatttagatattaatttagaaactattttataatattttattaataataaaaattatattagatattaatatttttttagtttttaaattaatatctaatttaattaatacagtgattcattatcttttatttttaaatttaattattatttaatgattttgtttttttagtgaCACTTTTAACTTTTAAGCTATATACACTCTAGTGatgttacaaaaatattttttttttcttgaattgaTAGTTAAGAGAGTGGACCATGCATTGTCCTTTACAAATGTTGGACTATTTCCATGAGAGAGACGTAGGTCCCAGAAATTGCCATTACTATAGCAGCCATTATTATCATGATAATGGCTACCGTTTCACCCCCAAATTTCCTGTAAGTGCCTGAAATCTTCAAGTAGCACAAGCATGGAAGCAGAATAGAAGCTGTGACACTTAGAAAGGCTCCAACCAGGGACATGAGAGACCCAAAGAAAGGAACAGCAAGGGCAACAATGGTAGTGCTCATTACCAAGACTGTGCTTACTAAGATGCTGGTCAACCTATTCTTGTGCGTCCTTGGAAGCAAATCTTTCAAAGCATTTGTAATAGGTGTTGCCATCAAAGCAAACTTGGATATGGGATTAACCAAGGTAGTGTATATTGCTAATTTTGAGCTAACTTTGTCCAGAGGCAGGTTTAATGTTATCTGTGATTCAACCTCATCACCAAACATTAAATAACCAATTACAGCCATGGATGCATAACCCACAGTGGTTATGATAAAACATACAAGCAGGACCTGCAATGTTCacaaaaactaaattcattAATTACATAAAAGACACATACACTCTTTACTTGAATATAGGATAATATGGACCACTTTAATTCAAATCAAACATGAGTACTTACGTTAGAGAACTGATGTTTGTTTGTCATAGAATTGTACAATGTGGGAAACACAGGATGTGCACAGTAACAAAAGGCATACAAGCTAACAGCTGTGGGGAGACCATTCCAATTCACCAGAGTACTTCCTTTATGATGAAAACCAACTCCATCAACTGTTGCAGTCCATGTTATTGAAAGGATGATGACAGCAGAAGCAAAGACTCCACTTGCAGATAAGTAAGAGAGTAGACTCAAGTTATCCAACCAAACTGTGGGCAAGATGATAAGGGCAACCATTATCACAAAGAATTGCTTCCCACTAATTGCTAAGCCAGCTATCTGAACCTCCCCAATGGGGAACATGTTGCTCAAGTTATCACCTTCAAGAATCAAGAATCCTATTGAAACTAAATAGAGTTCGGTGTACATGGATACTGACACTATTAGCCTTCCTGTCTTTCCAAATGCAAGTTCACCTATATCAGGGTAGGTTCTAATGTTTGAGTTCTTGTCCATGCATCGTTTAATGAGAAGGCCCGTGTAAAATGCAGCAGCGGCAATAGAAAACAGAAGAGCCAAGCTTAACCAGCCTCCTGTTGCAAGAGCATATGGAACTGAGAGAATGCCAACACCTGGAAATTAAACCAAAGTCGCACACAAAACATTAGCCTTATATATATTAGATTATGTTTCTACATATAACAGAATGTCTAGGTTGAAGCAAGTAGAAAAGAAACATGTTATTTCAATAAGTTGTAGGGAGTGAAACCTGCTATTGTATTGAGTCCATTAAGGCAGGTACGAAAGAAGGATACAGTATTTTTGGCAGAAGGATGGGAGGCTATGGCTTTCTCCTCATCATTGTGAAGCAAAGGTGCGATCAAGGAAGAATTGTACGAGAGCTTTTTTGACATTTTGTGCAAGATCTGATATAGCTGTTGATCAGAGagaagttgatttttttttttatgtaagaaTGATTGATATTGGAGTGGATTGAATTTGCTCTCAGAACTGGTCTAATAAATACATACAAATTTGAAGTTGTTTTCCACTTCCAAAGGTCACAAAAACGTTTATTATATTTCCGAATTCAGAAAGACCTAATGCAAAACATGGGCCACGCGTAAATACCCTCGTCTTTTTCCCCTACCCAATATGAGTTTGTTTTCTAACTCGTTTAAGAGTATTTAGCTTATTTTAAACGGGTTTTTCAACTTAACTTCCCAGTCTAGCTAGTGAAATCAGCAATCTAATCTACCTAGGACtcaaacacaaaaaaacatttactataaacaaaaaaaatatattttatacttatttttaaaatactaaaaataattaataagatATATTTAGTAGTATTCAACATGTATTGATGGATACAACAAAATTCCTActtaaaatatatctttttttaaTTCGAGACacttgaaaagaaaaattaattattttatttactaaattagagattattttagagagtaaaaaaattttggtttctaaattagtttttattattgttagatgatttttaaattggtatctaattagcaactaaaattttactaccaaatttaaaaattaaataattgatagttaaaacttgatagctaattagataccatttttatatatatttatttatttctaaattcatATGAAAATAATACAACTTTAAAGTTGAAATTATCATTTTCCTTGTCTGACTCAAGTGGGAAAAGATCAGATATATACCTTGACTATTCTATAACGTGTAAGAGCTTTTTAGTAAAATATAGGTCCCACTTGATTAAGCACTAACTAGTAAGCATGAGCATGTGTATCTTACTTTAGGATGTTTGAAAGTGACGTCTTTGAGGGTATTTGCACTGGACCACTCATActttatcaaaatattattatattattaagaaAAGTTGTGAAATGAAAGTAGATTACTTTATGCGCTATCAAACAAGTTTTTTCCTCTGCACTTTTGCTTTATTATTAGATAtgcacaaatttatttttattaactaaTGACTCGTTGGGACGACGATTTCAGGTTAGATAAAGCTCATGTCATTATAGAATAATTTtggttaaaaaattataaaatttgcaCAATTCAGATGAGTCAGGTTTCTGTTTCGATTAACAACGTTTGGGGTTCAATTTAGGTTGGTATTGTGAGCGAAATTTGGAATATTAGAAACTCGGTAATCTTTAATAGTGGAGTGGCAGATGTGTCTGAGGTGTTCGCTTTGGTGCAAGTTAAGGTATGGTCTTGGATTCATCCAAAATCTCGTTTTTCTTATTTCCTGTATTCTAGTTGGGTTTTAAATCCTTTGGATTGTATGAGATTGATTATGTAATGTTGGGTAGTGTTGGTCAGGTA comes from the Phaseolus vulgaris cultivar G19833 chromosome 8, P. vulgaris v2.0, whole genome shotgun sequence genome and includes:
- the LOC137825991 gene encoding amino acid transporter AVT1I-like isoform X2 encodes the protein MDGGDSNLSHNLNIPLIQDQTQRCHERNKNPQTDSSNGYATTSFLNTCFNGLNALSGVGILSVPYALATGGWLSLALLFSIAAAAFYTGLLIKRCMDKNSNIRTYPDIGELAFGKTGRLIVSVSMYTELYLVSIGFLILEGDNLSNMFPIGEVQIAGLAISGKQFFVIMVALIILPTVWLDNLSLLSYLSASGVFASAVIILSITWTATVDGVGFHHKGSTLVNWNGLPTAVSLYAFCYCAHPVFPTLYNSMTNKHQFSNVLLVCFIITTVGYASMAVIGYLMFGDEVESQITLNLPLDKVSSKLAIYTTLVNPISKFALMATPITNALKDLLPRTHKNRLTSILVSTVLVMSTTIVALAVPFFGSLMSLVGAFLSVTASILLPCLCYLKISGTYRKFGGETVAIIMIIMAAIVMAISGTYVSLMEIVQHL
- the LOC137825991 gene encoding amino acid transporter AVT1I-like isoform X1 gives rise to the protein MNGTKILKQILQMVMPPHLSSTLVSMDSMLCQLYQILHKMSKKLSYNSSLIAPLLHNDEEKAIASHPSAKNTVSFFRTCLNGLNTIAGVGILSVPYALATGGWLSLALLFSIAAAAFYTGLLIKRCMDKNSNIRTYPDIGELAFGKTGRLIVSVSMYTELYLVSIGFLILEGDNLSNMFPIGEVQIAGLAISGKQFFVIMVALIILPTVWLDNLSLLSYLSASGVFASAVIILSITWTATVDGVGFHHKGSTLVNWNGLPTAVSLYAFCYCAHPVFPTLYNSMTNKHQFSNVLLVCFIITTVGYASMAVIGYLMFGDEVESQITLNLPLDKVSSKLAIYTTLVNPISKFALMATPITNALKDLLPRTHKNRLTSILVSTVLVMSTTIVALAVPFFGSLMSLVGAFLSVTASILLPCLCYLKISGTYRKFGGETVAIIMIIMAAIVMAISGTYVSLMEIVQHL